The Triticum aestivum cultivar Chinese Spring chromosome 7B, IWGSC CS RefSeq v2.1, whole genome shotgun sequence genome window below encodes:
- the LOC123160474 gene encoding uncharacterized protein, with the protein MEEVTTPSSSESCRMPLSQLAKKHLFEPDTSELANPVITKLGVPHGHPELGPRGWTAGPSFSARCYQPPAPGPRLDEASTLGTHMISKGLGWENHEVEYAPMPLGYLEWGTNVLKKYHTHLKGSEEGVDYVYGAIYYSLGDYSVSPSLLRSLLERWDPNTNTFLFSSGERTVTFLDMHQIAGLPLDGEPYEEYVPLADELDPSTLLYPNFLPRLLKIWTKLAVGGKVGFKEWCDFFHNSGVNSFATESLEDQRVYTAAFLAIWLCRYAVVGGGPYIRPGVLVMAAWISLGRRISLGPPALCSLYYSLRRICTHPIGPSFIHRVWPVHYLAGWMGVYLKKPYGNRARTPNFPSSRILAVQPNMVNTMFKTPRHFTPKEAHAFLDDYKNIAWNPHSLTMEGVFKPKRAFLISIRRGMLPWRRGTITADVCIAEPYHPDRVARQFRLDQVVPFSPLASLYTQDEIGIAYAFWSHLLSLAPEEFHYFPDDDRVGNTSVAWANWWKKILKPFADILDHLCNGNMTGKTPYDVRIKNKRALQHNIRPRPLSDKDFMVVRRVPIEHRDQHVQSLEKAETPITDQWRLVLYNYLNDVVAAQPVKSKELRRGNVLKQNALAGSSSAHPLSADNDISDTAPSASGKRHRQSTAPHVEQEERLPSKRKLDFGQESNFSEPITLDGPSLDVELSNFVSEEDFGHVLTGEKDHGLGDLFNLSVEDYIIGERGTSRPPSSPGVVEIVPPTPSALGFLSTLPGSLFIYISI; encoded by the exons ATGGAGGAAGTCACGACACCATCTTCGTCTGAGTCATGTAGAATGCCTTTATCACAGTTGGCCAAAAAACACCTATTTGAACCTGATACTAGTGAGCTAGCCAATCCAGTGATTACGAAGTTAGGCGTACCACACGGCCATCCTGAGCTTGGACCACGTGGATGGACGGCAGGGCCATCTTTCTCAGCTCGTTGTTATCAACCTCCCGCACCTGGGCCCAGACTTGATGAAGCTTCAACCCTTGGGACACATATGATATCCAAAGGTTTAGGCTGGGAGAATCATGAGGTTGAATACGCTCCAATGCCTCTTGGATATCTTGAATGGGGTACTAATGTCTTGAAGAAATATCATACCCATCTGAAGGGGAGTGAGGAAGGTGTGGATTATGTCTATGGAGCCATTTATTACTCTTTAGGCGACTACTCTGTCTCCCCTTCTCTTTTAAGGTCTTTATTGGAGAGATGGGATCCCAACACCAACACATTTTTGTTCTCATCTGGCGAGCGTACAGTCACATTTCTTGATATGCATCAGATCGCGGGGTTGCCCCTTGATGGTGAACCTTATGAAGAATATGTTCCCCTAGCTGATGAGTTGGATCCTTCGACTCTTTTGTACCCCAACTTCCTACCTCGGCTCCTAAAAATTTGGACCAAGCTTGCCGTGGGTGGCAAAGTAGGTTTCAAGGAATGGTGCGACTTCTTTCACAATAGTGGAGTAAACTCCTTTGCTACCGAGAGCTTAGAAGACCAGCGCGTGTACACTGCGGCTTTTCTTGCCATATGGCTTTGCCGCTACGCCGTTGTTGGTGGTGGGCCATATATTCGCCCTGGGGTATTAGTGATGGCGGCATGGATTTCCCTAGGACGACGCATCTCTTTGGGCCCACCTGCTCTTTGCTCCCTTTATTACTCACTTCGGCGAATTTGTACTCATCCGATTGGCCCTTCATTCATACATAGGGTTTGGCCAGTCCACTACCTTGCTGGATGGATGGGCGTGTACCTCAAGAAACCCTATGGAAACAGAGCAAGAACACCAAATTTTCCGAGCTCCAGAATTTTGGCGGTACAACCTAATATGGTGAACACCATGTTTAAGACGCCACGTCATTTTACTCCTAAAGAGGCACATGCTTTCCTTGATGACTATAAGAATATTGCTTGGAACCCCCATTCTCTCACTATGGAAGGTGTGTTCAAACCCAAGAGGGCTTTCTTAATTTCCATTCGTCGAGGCATGCTTCCATGGAGGCGTGGTACTATCACCGCCGACGTGTGTATAGCTGAACCATATCACCCAGATCGAGTGGCACGACAGTTTCGTCTTGACCAAGTTGTTCCCTTTTCTCCTCTAGCGAGCCTGTATACTCAAGATGAAATTGGAATCGCCTATGCTTTTTGGTCACACCTATTATCCTTGGCCCCTGAAGAATTCCACTATTTTCCTGATGATGATCGAGTTGGGAACACCTCTGTAGCATGGGCTAATTGGTGGAAAAAAATTCTAAAGCCTTTCGCCGACATTCTGGACCATCTTTGCAATGGCAACATGACTGGGAAGACCCCTTATGATGTAAGGATAAAAAATAAGCGTGCACTACAGCACAACATCAGGCCTCGACCATTGTCTGACAAAGATTTTATGGTGGTGAGGAGAGTACCTATTGAGCACCGTGACCAACATGTTCAGTCCCTTGAGAAGGCAGAGACACCTATTACAGATCAATGGAGACTGGTCCTCTATAATTATTTAAATGATGTTGTTGCTGCTCAACCGGTGAAGTCTAAAGAG CTACGGCGGGGCAATGTACTGAAACAGAATGCCCTAGCTGggtcctcctctgctcatccgctaTCAGCGGATAATGATATATCAGACACTGCCCCATCCGCTAGCGGAAAAAGACACAGACAATCTACAGCGCCTCACGTGGAACAAGAAGAAAGGCTGCCCTCAAAGCGCAAACTTGATTTCGGCCAAGAATCCAATTTTTCAGAACCAATAACATTGGATGGTCCGTCATTAGATGTTGAACTCAGTAACTTTGTTAGTGAAGAAGATTTTGGCCATGTCCTCACGGGAGAAAAGGACCATGGCCTTGGTGACCTCTTCAATTTATCTGTCGAGGATTATATCATTGGCGAGCGTGGCACAAGTCGTCCACCTTCCAGCCCGGGTGTGGTTGAAATTGTGCCCCCTACCCCTAGTGCTCTTGGTTTCTTGTCAACTTTACCTGGtagtttatttatttatatatCTATTTAA